GGCGTTCTCCAGCTCACGGATGTTGCCCGGCCAGTCGTGCGCGAGCAGGGCCTGGAGCGTGCCCGGGGCCAACCCCCGGACCTGCTTGCCGTAGGAGTCGCCGTACTTCTCCAGGAAGTGGTTCACCAGGGCGGGGATGTCGCTCTTGCGCTCGCGCAGGGGCGGGAGCGTCACGCTGACGACATTGAGCCGATAGTAGAGGTCCTCGCGGAAGCGGCCCGCCTTCACCTCCGCGGCCAGGTCGCGGTGCGTGGCCGCCACGATTCGCACGTCCACCTTGAGCGTCTGGGTGCCGCCCACGCGCTCCAGCTCGCGCTGCTGCAGCACGCGCAGGAGCTTCACCTGGACGGTGGGGGAGATCTCCCCGATTTCGTCCAGGAACAGCGTGCCGCCGTCGGCCAGCTCGAAGCGGCCCTCCTTGCGCGCGATCGCGCCAGTGAAGGCGCCCTTCTCGTGGCCGAACAGCTCGCTCTCCAAGAGGCTCTCGGACAGCGCGGCGCAGTGCACGCGGATGAAGGGCTTGTCGCGGCGGGGCGACTCCTGGTGCAGGGCCTGGGCGATGAGCTCCTTGCCCGTGCCGGACTCGCCGAGGATGAGCACCGTGGCGCGCGTGCTGGCCGCGCGGCGGACGACGTCGTAGATGCCCTGCAACTGCGGCGACTCGCCGATGATGTCGTGGAAGCGCCGCACGCGGGTGCGGACCTGGTCTCTGAGCGCCTCCGCTTCCTGGCGCAGGCTGCGCTTCTCCAGCGCCTTGGACAGGGTGACGAGCACCTGGTCCGCGTCCAGCGGCTTGAGCAGGAAGTTGTCCGCGCCGGACTTCATCGCCTCCACCGCCATCTCCACGCTGGCGAAGGCCGTCATCATCACGAACGTGGCGTCGCTGCCCTGCTCGCGCGCGGCGCGCAGCAGGCTCAGGCCATCCATCTTCGGCATGCGCACGTCGGTGAGCACCACCGCGGGGGAGAAGTCCGCCACGCGCGCGAGCGCCTCGGCGCCGTCGGCGGCCTCGGCCACGTCGTAGCCCTCCTCGTTCAGGATGGTGGCGATGGCTTTGCGGGCGTTGTCCTCATCGTCGACGACCAGGATGCGCTGTGCGGACATAGGCGGGGGCTCGGGGTCAGGGGAGTGCGAGACTCTGGGTTTCGCGAACGACGGGGCGGGCGGCGCGGGCATGCCACGTCTCCACCACGGGCTCGATGCGCGGGGATATCTGGATGACGGAGCTGGGGAAGCAGTGCGCGGGCAGCTCCGAGAAGATGCGGCGTACCACCTCTGCCTCCGAGTCGGTGGCCACGGCGACGTGGGGGCGGACGATGATGTCGGTGAGGTGCGGCGTCTGGCCGGGGCTCGCCACCAGCCGGGCCACCGCGCAGCTCTGGTAGAAGAGGATGGACACCTCGGCCTCGCGTGCCCGCTCGAGGAAGGCCAACAGCGTGCGGCCCTCGACGGCGCCCACCAGCAGCGTCTCCGGGGCCCAGCGGCCGGCCTCCATCGCTCCGGGTTCCACCAGGGGCAGGCCGATGGGGACGGGGGGCGCACGGTCGCTCGTCAGGACGGCGCCGTGGTCGCCTTGCCAGTAGAGGCGCGTTTCGTACTCTGTGACGGTAACGGATGTCATGGGCGTTCCTTCCGCCAGGCCCTGTGCCGGCATTGCCCTTTCAACCCGTGTGCCGCGACGGTGCTTCATGGTGGACCCAGACTTCGCCCTGGAGTCCTGGCGGTGCGGGCGAGGGTAGCTCATGGCAGCCCGAAGATTCGCAGGACAAAGGGGCCTGTCGCGCTGACCAGCAGACAACCGGCCACCATGAGGGGAAGTCCCAACCGCAGCAGCTCCGAGGTCTCCAGTCCCTCTCCCGCGGCCATGGCGTTGGGAGGTGTGCTGATGGCGAAGGGGATGCCGAACGCGCACCCCATGGCGACGAGGATGGGCGTGGACGCGGAGGGCTCCACGCTGAGCGCCAGCGGCATGAGGAGCGCGGCGGTGCCGGTGTTGCTCATCAACGCGGACAGCGCCGCGGCGACGACGACGAGCGCGCCGAGCCGGGCCGCCTGGGGCCACGTCTCCAGGCTCGCGCCGTCGAGCGCATGGGCCACCAGGCCCGAGTGCTCCAGCAGCTTCCCCAGCGCCAGTCCCCCGGCGATGAGCAACAGCGTGGACCAGTCGAGCTTCTTGAGGTCCTCGCGCTCGAGCAGACGCGTACCGAAGAGCAGCGCGGTGGCTCCCAGGGCGACCACGGGAGCGGGCACGCCGTGCACGGGCTCCGACAGCCAGGCCACCACGCAGGCGGCGCTCACCCAGAGCACCCGTCGGCCGCGGCCGTCCAGCGAGCGCGTGACCTGTGCGGGCAAGGTCAGGGTGTCGCCCAGGCGGAAGCGCAGCAGCACCAGGCCGAAGCCGAGCACCAGCATGAGCGCCGTGAGAGGCAGGGCGAACGCCATCCAGCCCGCGAAGGTGACGTGCGCGTAGGCGCTCGCGGCGGACACCGCGAGCGCGTTGGGGCCGCTGCCCACGGGTGTGGCCATGCCGCCCAGGTTCGCGCCCAGCGCCACGCCCGCGAGCAGCGCGGGCCGCAGGGACGTGCCTGGAGCCGAGGCGAGCAGCACGGGACGGAGCGCCGCGAGCATCATCGCCGCCGCGGCGACGTTGGACATCCACATGGAGAGGAACGCCACGCCGCCCATCACGAACAGGAGCAGCCGCCGGGGGCGTCCGCGCGACAGGCGCACCACGTGGCCCGCCACCGCCGAGTCGAGTCCGTGACGCATGGCCGCGACCTCGAGCGTGAAGCCGCCCAGGAAGAGGATGAGCACCGGGTCCGCGCACCAGGTGAGCACGGACGCGAGTGCATAGTCCTTTCCCAGCGGGCCGAGCACCACGGGCGTCGCCCCGAGGAGCAGCAGCGTGGGGACGAACGGCGGCACCAGTTCGGTGAGCCACAGGACCAGACAGACGCCGGCCACCAGCACCGTGCGCGACGCCACCTCGCCCTGCCCCCCGAACGCGGACAGCCACGCCACCGCACCGAGCCCCACCAGCGCCAGCGCGGGCCGCACCCAGCGGCGCCCAGGCGGCGAGGGCGCCAGGTCGGGCGAGGGGGAGGTGAGGGCCTCGGCTTCACGCATCGAGGCGAGGGGAGCGTTCATGGCGGCGGGCAGTGGCGCGGCGGAGCAGGGGCCTGCGTCGAGGGCGCGTTCGTGTCGGGGTTCAGTGCTGCGGTCGAGTGGGGCGCTGCGTCCGGGCCGCGTTCATGTTGGGGACCCGCGATGCGGTGGAGAGGGCGCTCTGCATTCGGGAGACGCGTTCGTGTCGGGGTTCAGTGCTGCGGTCGAGCGGGGCGCTGCGTCCGGGCCGCGTTCATGTTGGGGACCCGCGATGCGGTGGAGAGGGCGCTCTGCATTCGGGAGACGCGTTCATGTCGAGGCCTTGGTGCAGTGCGGATTGGGCGCCTCTTGCGTCAGGAGCACGTTCGTGGCGGAGGTCCGCCGATGCGAGGACGCTTCGTCCTGGTCGGAAGCTGCTCGGCGGGACGAGTCGACGAGGGACCGCGGTCCCTCGTCAAAAGAGGCTCAGGCGTTGAACTCGCGCGCGAGCTCGCGGCGGTCTTTGTCCTCGATGAGGTGTTGCGCGTAGCGCACCAGGTCCGCCTCGGTGATGAGGCCCAGGAGCGTGCCGTCGCCGCTCACCACCGGCAGGCAGCCGAACTTGTTGCGCAGCATCATCACCACCGCGTCGCGCAGGGACGCCTCGGGCCCCACCGTCGTCACCTCGCGCGTCATGATGTCCGCGGCCCACAGCGGCTGGGCGGCTGGATCATTCGCGCTCGTGGCCGCCGCCCGCAGCAGGTCGCGGTGGGTGATGAGCCCCACGAGCTTGCCCTGGCGCACCACGGGCAGGTGCCGGATGCGGTGCAGCCGCAGCAGCTCTTCCGCCTTGCCCAGGTTCTGTGTTTCCTTGAGCGTGACCACCTCACGTGTCATCAGCTCTCCGACGATTTGCATGGGGCGCTCTCCAGGTGAGGGGGGATGCCGGGAGTCATTGCAGGACGGGGGCCAGCCCTGGTCCCCTCGGGACACGGTGATTGCGGCCCGTGGCGCGCGCAAGGTTTGCGCGTCGAGGGGGCGCCCCGCATTCCTTGCGCCCGACTGTTCGCCGGGCCGCGCCGGCCTCCGCCCCCAGGCCGGGTTGAACCCCGTCTCCATGTGCGCTAGATGCTCACCCAGTCGCTAGGGGTGCCCCTTGGAAGGGGCTGAGACGGCCGCGCGGCGCGGCCAACCCTTGGAACCTGAACCGGGTCATACCGGCGGAG
The genomic region above belongs to Myxococcus guangdongensis and contains:
- a CDS encoding sigma-54-dependent transcriptional regulator gives rise to the protein MSAQRILVVDDEDNARKAIATILNEEGYDVAEAADGAEALARVADFSPAVVLTDVRMPKMDGLSLLRAAREQGSDATFVMMTAFASVEMAVEAMKSGADNFLLKPLDADQVLVTLSKALEKRSLRQEAEALRDQVRTRVRRFHDIIGESPQLQGIYDVVRRAASTRATVLILGESGTGKELIAQALHQESPRRDKPFIRVHCAALSESLLESELFGHEKGAFTGAIARKEGRFELADGGTLFLDEIGEISPTVQVKLLRVLQQRELERVGGTQTLKVDVRIVAATHRDLAAEVKAGRFREDLYYRLNVVSVTLPPLRERKSDIPALVNHFLEKYGDSYGKQVRGLAPGTLQALLAHDWPGNIRELENAIERAVVLTQGQELTTDDLPPVLRGPRPSGTSQGSLIPGATLAAIEREAILRTLEMVQGSTSRAAEVLGISVRKIQYRLKEYGAQSDGAPARLDGDEPTGPDLAAES
- a CDS encoding OsmC family protein, yielding MTSVTVTEYETRLYWQGDHGAVLTSDRAPPVPIGLPLVEPGAMEAGRWAPETLLVGAVEGRTLLAFLERAREAEVSILFYQSCAVARLVASPGQTPHLTDIIVRPHVAVATDSEAEVVRRIFSELPAHCFPSSVIQISPRIEPVVETWHARAARPVVRETQSLALP
- a CDS encoding SLC13 family permease codes for the protein MNAPLASMREAEALTSPSPDLAPSPPGRRWVRPALALVGLGAVAWLSAFGGQGEVASRTVLVAGVCLVLWLTELVPPFVPTLLLLGATPVVLGPLGKDYALASVLTWCADPVLILFLGGFTLEVAAMRHGLDSAVAGHVVRLSRGRPRRLLLFVMGGVAFLSMWMSNVAAAAMMLAALRPVLLASAPGTSLRPALLAGVALGANLGGMATPVGSGPNALAVSAASAYAHVTFAGWMAFALPLTALMLVLGFGLVLLRFRLGDTLTLPAQVTRSLDGRGRRVLWVSAACVVAWLSEPVHGVPAPVVALGATALLFGTRLLEREDLKKLDWSTLLLIAGGLALGKLLEHSGLVAHALDGASLETWPQAARLGALVVVAAALSALMSNTGTAALLMPLALSVEPSASTPILVAMGCAFGIPFAISTPPNAMAAGEGLETSELLRLGLPLMVAGCLLVSATGPFVLRIFGLP
- a CDS encoding CBS domain-containing protein, with product MQIVGELMTREVVTLKETQNLGKAEELLRLHRIRHLPVVRQGKLVGLITHRDLLRAAATSANDPAAQPLWAADIMTREVTTVGPEASLRDAVVMMLRNKFGCLPVVSGDGTLLGLITEADLVRYAQHLIEDKDRRELAREFNA